GATTCCTTAGCCACTCTCAGCAAATCTCCAGGCTACGTCCAGGCCTTGACACTACTGTGCCTGCGAGATAACGCGGTCAGATTTAGCGGCGAACTTACAGGACCGGATCTGACGAACCTATACAGCTCGAATCGGTTACTGAGAACAGAACAATCGGTACTGCTTGGATTGCTAATCAAGAATCAGGTCATCGATACCACTATGCCAAGCCAGGAGCAACTTGAGGAGTACATTAAGTCTACCGAGGATCTACTGGAGAAGTTGCACTATGCAATTGCAGAACCACTGACCGAATCGATGAAGCAGAACTTGGCTAGTCAGAATGTCGATAATCCTCTAGCAATTGGCGATTCGCTCCGTGAGGAGATGTTCTATGCCGGTGAAGCAGCTTTCTCTTATCAGTATATCGATCTGGCAGTGAAGAAGTACCGCAGAGACAACACTTGGCTCATAGACAACAAAGGATTCGAGATAGAACACGCCCGTGAGGTGTTTGAGGCGATCGGCTCGATTTTGGGTGCCCGGGCACACGAGGCGTTCATCGATCCAGATTCCACCCCACTATCCGTGATCACCGTTAGCGTGGGTGACGTCGTCCAGAAATCGAACCTGTCAGAAACAGTCGTTAGAAATCTATTCGTAGCTTTCTCGATTGACCCGTCCTGCTCTTGCAACCACCACTTCAATTCTATCGATGATTTCAACCAAGCGAACGCTAAGCCGTTGATATCGATATCTACAGATGATATCATAGTCTTCAATCTTACCGCAGTTGCTGAAGCAATCTATGTAAGTCCGTTTCACTGGATGAAGGACAGTGACCACAAGGATAAGGCGGCAGAGAACCGGGGACGATTCACGGAGGACTTCGTCCAGGAACGACTGTCTTCGATATTCGACCCAGGAGACATATACAGGAATGTGACAATTTCACCTGGCAGAAGACCTCTTGGCGAGATTGACATTCTGGTAGTCTACTGCAACCGTGCTCTCGTGATTCAGATAAAATCTAAGCAACTTACACTTGAAGCGAGAAGGGGTAACGATAAGAAAATAAGGGAAGATTTCGAGAAGGCCATCCAGAGCGCTTACAATCAAGCTGAGTCTTGCGCGGAGATACTAGCCGACTCGAACTCATACGTTATAGAGGCTGATGGCGTTGAGATCGTTGATCCGACATGCCACGGTATAGTCGAGTTCTACCCTATCTGTATCATATCGGACAATTATCCGTCGTTGAACACACAGGTGCGCGAGTTCCTATCTTACAAACCTACGGCTCAACTTCGACCGCCACTGGTAGCAGACGTATTTCTATTGGATGTTGCTACAGAGATGCTCGAATCGCCCATCGAATTTCTGAGCTATCTGAAGATGCGAGTAGAACATAGGGAGCAGGCAGTGGCTCGTGATGAGTACACAATCCTGGGATTCCATCTACAACACAATCTACTACTCGACCCGAAATTCGATTGGTTCTACATGCACGATGACATCGCGATGGATCTTGATGCCGCGATGCTTGTGCGCCGTGGTGGTATACCTGGAAGTAGGGACGTGGATGGCTACGTCAGTAGGTTCAGAAAGACGACCATAGGGAAGATACTTAGAAGCATAGAGGATAGGAAAGAGCCGGAGACGATCGAGCTGGGTTTCTTACTTGCCCAACTCTCTGAGAGTGCTGTAAATGACATAAGCAAGAAAATTGACTATGCCATGACGAAGGGTAGGCGGGACGGACTACGACACGATTTCTCCTTGTATATTGGAGCACTGAACGTTGGACTTACGGTCCACTGCTCGAATGAGGAGATCGCAAGAACCAAACAGTACTTGATTACCAACAGTGAAATGAGGAAGTACGATAGTCGGGCAAAGACATGGTTCGGGATCTGCATAGCCAACGACATGACCTTTCGTTGTGGAGTTCGACTGCATCAAAATTGGGAGTACAATGCACAAATGGAACGGGTTGTACGAGAATGGGATCGTAGAGTACGTCAGGACCAGAGAATCAAGTACGGTCGTAAGTTGGGCAGGAATGATAGATGTCCGTGTGGAAGCGGGAAGAAGTTCAAGCGTTGCTGCATGCACAATACGAGTAAGGCTCGCCGACGATACTGACACACGTAGTGGAGCGGTTGTTCAGTAGATAGATAAGTTCTCAAGGCGGATGCCCGAACCCATGGCACCGAAAACAGTGAAGTTTGGTCTGTATTGTTCATCGTGCTATGCTAAGATAGCGAAGCAACCACAGGGCGGTGATCGGTACCATGCTCACACGCTTTTGCAACGACGACGTGTTACCGATCTTGCAGTCACACAATGGATTCGCTCGCGTGGAGATTGTGGTCGCCGCATAGCAATTGTACATTGTCTACCTGGAATCATCGGCTGGTGAACCTGCTGACGCAGGTGCCTCCGTCTTGCGCGGGCGACCTCGCCGACGTTTCGGCTTGGACACCGCGGTCGCGGGATGCAGCGACTCCGGCTTCAGGTGTGCGTGTTCGCGCAGTCGGTGGCTGGAACCACGACCCAACTTCGTTGTACAAGGTCCGATAAGGCGGTTTCTGTCGCTTGGGGGCTCGACTGGCCCGCCCGTGGACGTGTGCGCGTCAAAACGACCTCGCGGGTACCTCCGTTTGTAGCGGATGCCCAGTGGTCGCTGCTGCACAGGAGACATCCAGATCTGCTGAGCGAACGCATGCCGCGCAGGCCGGCAATGCGGACAGACTCTTTGTAACTGATCTCGAAAGCACCGGCCTGTGCTCAGCGAACCCACCGTCAGGCGCTCAAGCGGGTTGGTGCCGGCAACCTCCAACCGCTGCTCCTTTGGAGCGCTACCACGCCAGCGCAACGGGCTCCGGGTGATCGCCACAGTTGTCAAGCTCCCAATAGACAATTCACCTTACGTCCAGTCGCGCCAATAACCGACATCCAGTGAGCGGTGACCCTTGTATTATGCCGACTTGCTAACCGAGCCACGGTGGACTGAAGGATCGATCTACTCGATCGCTCTCTTTAGTCTCGCCAAGTCGTCTCGATAAAAGACGAGAAAATTATGAAACGGATGCCCACGAGGACTTCCTTTTCCACACCACCTTACAATATCCCAACCGGCCTCAATGAGATCTGAAACGAAAAATACAAACTCCAGAGCGTCGGTGAAGAAACGCAGGAAGAGACGTCGATCATCATCGTCTAACCGAAGTCCGGATCCATGGACGTGAAAGTTCCTCAGGTTCACAGCCTGATCAATCACGGCAGATAGATCTGGTACTGTTCGATCGATTATATCAGTGATGATCCTAGCTCTATGCCGGATCTTTCGCTTAAGCGGCCAATTCCCAAATCGCCCCAATTGACCCAGCATGATATCGCGATCTTCACTGGGCGGAAGTGCTCGGAAGATCATCTTCGCTCTCTCGACTGCGTCCCGTTCTTTTTGAGACAAAGGCGTTGCATCCCCATAGATCTCCCCCGGCAATAGATCAAAGGCATTTGCCGCTGTGATCATACGGCTGTAGGTGTAGTTAAGCGTACCCCAATCCCGCGATAGCCGCATACGTGCGGTACGCCACTCGAGATCTCTTTCTATCCAATTACTCAGAGCATTGGAAAACTCCTCCGCTTGGTCGACAGGGTGAATCAGAGCGGTGAACTTGCTTGGCCTGCGCTGTGTACTAACCTGCCGTCGTCTGCTGTAATTCAACGAGTGTACATCAGCCTCACGGGACTCGCAATCAGATCCTGCATATACATGCATTTCTTCCACGTTTTCTGAATAGCCAACAATCAAGTCGATAAACTGAAGTACTCGATCAATCCGAAACAGAGCCTCCACAACCGATACTGGCACGTCAAACTTGATGTTGAAATAGACTCGTTTCGTCAATCCAAGACTAGAGGCATGGCCCATGGTGAAAGTGGGTGAGTGATTGGCGGAAATCTCACCGATCGAAGTATCGGCCCTGAAAACGTTCGTTTTTCCGGTATAGTACGATACCCAATTCCAATCATTGACCTTGATTGTACGAGTCGCGATGTCGCCTTGAGCGGCCCGACGTACGGCTTCCGGGTCGTGAAAGATGGTGCCATAGGCATCAGGATCGTCGAACAACTCTACCGAATGTGCTACAATAAAGCTTGCGTGCTGAAGCTCCTCATCTCGATCG
This genomic interval from Spirochaetaceae bacterium contains the following:
- a CDS encoding SEC-C metal-binding domain-containing protein, producing the protein MPTEQEIFDSLATLSKSPGYVQALTLLCLRDNAVRFSGELTGPDLTNLYSSNRLLRTEQSVLLGLLIKNQVIDTTMPSQEQLEEYIKSTEDLLEKLHYAIAEPLTESMKQNLASQNVDNPLAIGDSLREEMFYAGEAAFSYQYIDLAVKKYRRDNTWLIDNKGFEIEHAREVFEAIGSILGARAHEAFIDPDSTPLSVITVSVGDVVQKSNLSETVVRNLFVAFSIDPSCSCNHHFNSIDDFNQANAKPLISISTDDIIVFNLTAVAEAIYVSPFHWMKDSDHKDKAAENRGRFTEDFVQERLSSIFDPGDIYRNVTISPGRRPLGEIDILVVYCNRALVIQIKSKQLTLEARRGNDKKIREDFEKAIQSAYNQAESCAEILADSNSYVIEADGVEIVDPTCHGIVEFYPICIISDNYPSLNTQVREFLSYKPTAQLRPPLVADVFLLDVATEMLESPIEFLSYLKMRVEHREQAVARDEYTILGFHLQHNLLLDPKFDWFYMHDDIAMDLDAAMLVRRGGIPGSRDVDGYVSRFRKTTIGKILRSIEDRKEPETIELGFLLAQLSESAVNDISKKIDYAMTKGRRDGLRHDFSLYIGALNVGLTVHCSNEEIARTKQYLITNSEMRKYDSRAKTWFGICIANDMTFRCGVRLHQNWEYNAQMERVVREWDRRVRQDQRIKYGRKLGRNDRCPCGSGKKFKRCCMHNTSKARRRY